From one Culex quinquefasciatus strain JHB chromosome 3, VPISU_Cqui_1.0_pri_paternal, whole genome shotgun sequence genomic stretch:
- the LOC6037047 gene encoding putative ferric-chelate reductase 1 homolog, giving the protein MVVDIDLPDPTVLIKLHGMFMVIAWILCWSLGSSVARYFKKTWVTERYFGGEAWFLYHRLYMFFTWLLTCCGFILIFIDMDGFYEHTHAIVGIITFVLCFLQPIFGAINPHHKAKKLFRLWHVLSGNVTYVLAITNMFLAVGLESAKLKTSLYGWLGGAVAFNVLIHATFLLLEHLSKKRGASLDPTKDASFSRWRKVTLSVQLIGLFAFTVVIAVQIWLA; this is encoded by the exons ATGGTTGTcg ATATAGATCTGCCGGATCCGACGGTCCTCATCAAACTGCACGGAATGTTTATGGTCATTGCGTGGATTCTGTGCTGGTCATTGGGCAGTTCCGTTGCAAG GTATTTTAAGAAAACGTGGGTGACAGAGCGGTACTTTGGAGGAGAAGCATGGTTTCTG TACCACCGGCTGTACATGTTCTTCACCTGGTTGCTGACCTGCTGCGGTTTCATACTGATCTTCATCGATATGGACGGCTTCTACGAGCATACCCACGCAATAGTCGGCATCATCACCTTCGTCCTGTGCTTTCTGCAGCCCATCTTCGGGGCCATCAATCCGCACCACAAAGCGAAGAAGTTGTTCCGCCTGTGGCACGTCCTATCCGGCAATGTGACGTACGTGCTGGCCA TCACCAACATGTTTCTGGCCGTGGGGCTGGAATCGGCCAAGCTGAAGACCTCCCTGTACGGTTGGCTGGGTGGGGCCGTGGCATTCAACGTACTGATTCATGCCACATTTTTG CTTCTGGAGCACCTGTCGAAGAAAAGAGGAGCCTCGTTGGACCCAACCAAGGATGCATCG TTCTCCAGATGGCGCAAGGTGACACTGTCGGTGCAGCTGATAGGGCTGTTTGCCTTTACGGTGGTCATTGCGGTACAAATTTGGCTCGCCTGA